A genomic region of bacterium contains the following coding sequences:
- the uvrC gene encoding excinuclease ABC subunit UvrC, with protein sequence MSDIVNKIHNFPQQPGVYLFKDAAGEFIYIGKAKSIKDRVLDHLRNNTDPKEMRMVSLTGDIEYILTDSEIEALILEAQLVKKHQPKYNINLKDDKKFPWIKVTREAFPRIYSTRDLEDDGSRLFGPYIDATAVKRTLKLLKTIFPLRACAHQLPGKGPSRPCLNYHIGKCYGPCQGYISEQEYQAMIRSAVSFLTGRSKELERELVRLRDESAQKLDFEEAARWRDHLQNLQKVTAHRKTILPDEADCDVMAMGRLKSQAFVTVLQFREGRLVARLDRVLDNPLELEETKLWPGFLEQHYLRALTIPQKILLDVLPEDIDLLEEWLSRLKDQKVIIARPSTNLEKKFLNLAQKQIGFKLDETVAQKEELNSKTVKPLLELQQALGLKTLPRSITAFDISHISGTYAVGSAVSFKDGRPYKTGYRKFKIKTVEGINDPAMMRETIERYWANQEEKNEPHPDFLLVDGGLPQLNAALQLVDEKGYNVIVAGLAKRLEEIYLTGGEVVSLAKNSSVLHLLQRLRDESHRFAQSYHHKLRQKGIDSELNKIPGIGPNKVKLLLKTFGSVAKVKEASQEELEKIMGPKTAAKVTEYLNKVK encoded by the coding sequence GTGTCCGATATTGTAAACAAAATACACAACTTCCCCCAGCAGCCCGGTGTCTACCTGTTCAAGGATGCGGCCGGAGAATTCATCTACATCGGCAAGGCCAAGAGCATCAAGGACCGGGTGCTGGACCATCTGCGCAACAACACCGATCCCAAGGAAATGCGGATGGTGTCGCTGACCGGGGACATCGAGTACATCCTGACCGACTCCGAGATCGAGGCCCTGATACTGGAGGCCCAGCTGGTGAAGAAGCACCAGCCCAAGTACAACATCAATCTAAAGGACGACAAGAAATTCCCCTGGATCAAGGTGACCAGGGAAGCCTTTCCCCGGATATATTCCACCCGCGACCTGGAAGACGACGGCTCCCGCTTGTTCGGGCCGTACATCGACGCCACCGCGGTCAAGCGGACATTGAAACTGCTGAAAACCATATTTCCCCTGCGGGCCTGCGCCCACCAGCTGCCGGGCAAAGGGCCTTCCCGGCCCTGCCTGAACTACCACATCGGAAAATGCTACGGGCCCTGCCAGGGTTACATCTCGGAACAGGAATACCAGGCCATGATCAGGTCGGCGGTGAGCTTTTTGACCGGGCGCAGCAAGGAACTGGAACGGGAGCTGGTGCGGTTGCGGGACGAATCCGCCCAAAAGCTGGATTTTGAGGAAGCAGCCCGCTGGCGGGACCACCTGCAGAATCTCCAGAAAGTGACCGCCCACCGGAAGACCATCCTGCCCGACGAGGCCGACTGCGACGTGATGGCCATGGGGCGGCTTAAGTCCCAAGCCTTTGTCACCGTGCTCCAATTCCGGGAGGGACGTCTGGTGGCCCGTCTGGACCGGGTGCTGGACAATCCACTGGAACTGGAGGAAACCAAGCTGTGGCCGGGCTTTCTGGAACAGCACTATCTTAGAGCCTTGACCATACCCCAGAAGATATTGCTGGACGTGCTGCCCGAAGATATTGACCTGCTGGAGGAATGGCTGAGCCGCTTAAAAGATCAGAAAGTAATCATCGCCCGGCCTTCCACAAACTTGGAAAAGAAGTTCCTGAACCTGGCCCAAAAGCAGATCGGGTTCAAGCTGGACGAGACGGTGGCCCAAAAGGAGGAGCTCAATTCCAAGACGGTCAAACCCCTGCTGGAACTTCAGCAGGCGCTGGGGCTGAAAACTTTGCCCCGCAGCATCACGGCCTTTGACATCTCGCACATCTCGGGCACCTATGCGGTGGGCTCGGCGGTCAGTTTTAAAGACGGCCGGCCGTACAAGACCGGCTACCGCAAGTTCAAGATCAAGACGGTGGAGGGCATCAACGACCCGGCCATGATGCGCGAGACCATCGAACGGTACTGGGCCAACCAGGAGGAAAAGAACGAGCCTCATCCCGATTTTCTGCTGGTGGACGGCGGCCTGCCCCAGCTGAATGCGGCCTTGCAATTGGTTGACGAAAAGGGTTATAATGTAATAGTGGCCGGGCTGGCCAAGCGGTTGGAAGAGATATACTTGACCGGGGGCGAGGTGGTCAGCTTGGCTAAAAATTCCTCGGTCCTGCATCTGCTGCAAAGACTGCGGGACGAGTCGCACCGTTTTGCCCAAAGCTACCATCACAAGTTAAGGCAGAAGGGCATAGACTCTGAATTGAACAAGATCCCCGGCATCGGGCCGAATAAGGTCAAACTATTGCTTAAGACATTTGGGTCAGTGGCCAAAGTTAAGGAGGCCAGCCAGGAGGAGCTTGAGAAGATAATGGGTCCCAAAACAGCGGCTAAGGTTACAGAGTATTTGAATAAAGTGAAATGA
- a CDS encoding BamA/TamA family outer membrane protein: MRNHLWHRLLIFFCLWAAAVVPSRAAGAGRLEITFAGNKSFSSSVLKKQLNFRPVEGKIIPESLETATGRVRSFYRRQGHLDAVISHKYSDPMGELPGLVEVTIDEGRRCIVERIVFKGNTVLASEQLTMVLRTKPGAGLDLSALGEDDFNLMLFYADLGYIFAEVEHELNYKNSYLAELVFTVTEGPIARISRINIHGNELTNTRAIERELTMKPGDIFSRRALLKSQLQLLSTGLFKEVRVSPGTTSPDRSLIDIEVEVKEKTRHVFATGFGYGSGDAFRISAGWADRNISGMGRTLEFKALTAFQVWSGFNTVRRQARVSYLEPWLWGDRTQSEVSLYYDDFRPPYTDYRLQTIGLDLMLSKIVGRYSNLGARWKQEWLKLSPDWSRQGSAADTISYRGRRTMQLFGEYRRFDDPVNPRAGFGFEWQTDYTGGLLGGAETYQRLVHEWIYHLNPYKPLGISARLKYGIIGDWSLHLQVPLYEKFYLGGPATVRGYGSGRMGQVDAAGNNIGGDKMGLLNLELKVFFPRHWVGVIFTDAGLLENCKVSKLSLAQWHGTPGFGARYVFPFGTGRADFAFPLDKVDQIKYWRAVLAWGEAF; encoded by the coding sequence ATGAGAAATCACCTTTGGCATAGGTTGCTGATATTTTTCTGCCTGTGGGCCGCAGCAGTTGTTCCGTCCCGGGCTGCTGGGGCGGGACGATTGGAGATAACCTTTGCCGGCAACAAATCCTTCTCTTCTTCGGTGCTAAAAAAGCAACTTAATTTCAGGCCGGTTGAGGGAAAGATCATTCCCGAAAGCTTGGAGACGGCAACGGGAAGGGTACGGTCATTCTACCGCCGCCAGGGTCATCTGGATGCCGTCATCAGTCATAAATATTCAGATCCAATGGGGGAACTCCCGGGCCTGGTTGAGGTCACGATTGACGAAGGCCGGCGCTGCATAGTGGAGAGAATAGTCTTTAAGGGGAATACTGTTCTGGCAAGTGAACAGCTTACTATGGTCTTAAGGACAAAGCCTGGCGCCGGGCTTGATCTGTCCGCCTTGGGCGAGGATGATTTCAACCTGATGCTGTTCTATGCCGACCTGGGTTACATCTTTGCCGAGGTGGAACATGAGTTGAATTATAAGAATTCTTACCTGGCGGAACTGGTTTTTACCGTAACGGAAGGCCCGATCGCCAGGATAAGCCGCATAAACATCCATGGCAATGAACTGACCAATACCCGGGCCATAGAACGTGAACTGACGATGAAGCCGGGCGACATCTTTTCCCGGAGGGCGCTGTTGAAATCACAACTCCAGTTGTTGTCAACCGGCCTGTTCAAAGAGGTCCGGGTCTCCCCCGGAACCACCAGCCCCGACCGCTCACTGATCGACATCGAAGTGGAAGTGAAGGAAAAGACCCGCCATGTCTTTGCCACCGGTTTTGGCTATGGCAGCGGAGATGCCTTCCGGATCTCGGCCGGATGGGCCGACCGCAACATCAGCGGAATGGGGAGAACCCTGGAGTTCAAGGCGCTGACAGCCTTTCAGGTCTGGAGCGGCTTCAATACAGTGAGGCGCCAGGCCAGAGTTTCTTATCTGGAACCCTGGCTGTGGGGAGACCGCACCCAGTCTGAGGTTTCGCTGTATTACGACGACTTCCGCCCGCCCTATACCGATTACCGTCTGCAGACCATCGGGCTGGATCTGATGCTGTCAAAGATCGTGGGCCGGTATTCCAATCTGGGAGCGCGGTGGAAACAGGAGTGGCTGAAGCTCTCGCCGGACTGGAGCCGGCAGGGCAGCGCGGCCGACACCATCAGCTACCGGGGGCGGCGGACCATGCAGTTGTTCGGGGAATACCGCCGGTTCGATGATCCGGTGAACCCCAGGGCGGGATTCGGCTTTGAATGGCAGACCGATTACACCGGAGGGTTGCTGGGCGGAGCCGAGACCTATCAGCGCCTAGTGCACGAGTGGATCTACCATCTGAACCCGTATAAGCCCTTGGGTATCTCCGCCCGGCTGAAGTACGGGATCATCGGGGATTGGTCCCTGCATCTGCAAGTGCCGCTGTACGAAAAATTCTATCTGGGCGGACCCGCCACGGTCCGGGGTTACGGCAGCGGCAGGATGGGCCAGGTGGACGCGGCCGGGAACAACATCGGCGGCGATAAGATGGGGTTGCTCAATCTGGAACTTAAGGTATTTTTCCCCAGGCACTGGGTGGGGGTTATCTTTACCGATGCCGGCTTGCTGGAGAACTGCAAGGTCTCCAAACTCTCACTTGCCCAATGGCACGGCACTCCGGGCTTTGGTGCCCGTTACGTCTTTCCCTTCGGCACCGGCCGGGCGGACTTTGCTTTTCCGTTGGACAAAGTTGATCAGATCAAATATTGGCGGGCAGTGCTGGCCTGGGGCGAGGCGTTTTAA
- a CDS encoding protein-L-isoaspartate(D-aspartate) O-methyltransferase, producing the protein MQDKFVQARLDMVEYLVNYPVEKDHQKIKDPRVIAALKKVPRQMFMPDAFKFRAYEDNAQAIGEGQTISQPYIVALMSQALELKGNEKVLELGTGSGYQAAVLAELAARVFTVERIDKLSRTAEEVIRTLKYHNILFHIGDGTLGWPKFAPYDRIIVTAGTPEVPKACWEQLAEGGRMVIPVGDMNVQKLLLIDKVNGKEVKKELSGCMFVPLIGKYGWQANGQ; encoded by the coding sequence ATCCAGGATAAATTCGTACAGGCCCGGCTGGATATGGTGGAATACCTGGTCAATTATCCGGTTGAAAAGGACCATCAAAAGATAAAGGACCCCAGGGTCATTGCCGCCCTCAAAAAAGTGCCCCGCCAGATGTTCATGCCCGACGCCTTCAAGTTCAGGGCGTACGAGGACAATGCCCAGGCCATAGGCGAGGGGCAGACCATCTCCCAACCCTACATCGTGGCCCTGATGAGCCAGGCACTGGAATTGAAGGGCAACGAGAAGGTGCTGGAACTGGGCACCGGGTCCGGCTACCAGGCGGCGGTGCTGGCCGAGCTGGCTGCCCGGGTCTTTACCGTGGAACGTATAGACAAGCTTTCCCGTACTGCCGAAGAAGTGATCAGAACCCTTAAATACCACAACATATTGTTCCATATCGGCGACGGCACTCTGGGATGGCCCAAGTTCGCCCCTTACGACCGGATTATAGTCACGGCCGGAACTCCGGAGGTTCCCAAGGCCTGCTGGGAGCAGCTGGCCGAGGGCGGGCGGATGGTGATCCCGGTGGGCGACATGAACGTTCAGAAACTGCTGCTGATAGACAAGGTCAACGGCAAGGAAGTGAAGAAGGAACTGAGCGGCTGTATGTTCGTGCCGCTGATCGGAAAATACGGGTGGCAGGCCAATGGCCAGTAA
- a CDS encoding aminopeptidase: MDLLIQKHAQVITRYCLDLKKGEKVLIQGAYVTYPLMKECFRAALELGAHPQVRISNEELSEIMLQQGSDDQIKFIHENDLAAYKTFDVFLTLMGTINTRLMSNMDPARARLASQSGAPVMQLMMERMAKGEARWCGTMHPNWANAQEASMSLADYQDFVYGSCYLNEADPVARWKQIHSEQQRLCDILDKKKTLHIVSKDTDLKMSIAGRKWVNCSGHQNFPDGEVFTGPVEDTVEGHIRFSFPGIYMGREVEDIQLAFEKGKVVKAAAGKGEELLNQILETDPGARLVGEIAVGTNYNIRKFTRNMLFDEKIGGTVHLAIGRSLHESGGKNVSSVHWDMLCGMKEGGKIFADDQLVYENGKFII; this comes from the coding sequence ATGGACTTATTGATCCAAAAACACGCCCAGGTCATAACCCGGTATTGCCTGGACCTGAAAAAGGGCGAAAAGGTCCTGATCCAGGGGGCGTATGTCACCTATCCCTTGATGAAGGAATGTTTTAGGGCCGCCCTGGAACTGGGCGCCCATCCCCAGGTCAGGATATCCAATGAAGAACTGAGCGAGATCATGCTCCAGCAGGGCAGCGATGACCAGATCAAGTTCATCCATGAGAACGACCTGGCCGCCTACAAGACCTTTGATGTCTTTCTGACCCTGATGGGCACCATCAACACCAGGCTGATGTCCAACATGGACCCGGCCAGGGCCCGGCTGGCCTCGCAGTCCGGGGCTCCGGTGATGCAGCTGATGATGGAGCGGATGGCCAAGGGAGAGGCCCGCTGGTGCGGAACCATGCACCCCAACTGGGCCAATGCCCAGGAGGCCAGCATGTCGCTGGCCGATTACCAGGATTTTGTCTACGGCTCCTGCTATCTGAATGAGGCCGACCCGGTGGCCAGATGGAAACAGATCCACTCCGAGCAGCAGCGCCTGTGCGACATCCTGGATAAAAAGAAGACCCTGCACATTGTTTCCAAAGACACCGACCTGAAGATGTCCATTGCCGGGCGCAAGTGGGTCAACTGCTCGGGGCACCAGAATTTCCCTGACGGCGAGGTTTTCACCGGACCGGTGGAGGACACGGTGGAGGGCCATATCCGCTTCAGCTTTCCCGGCATTTACATGGGCCGGGAGGTGGAGGACATCCAACTTGCATTTGAGAAGGGGAAGGTGGTCAAGGCCGCGGCCGGCAAGGGCGAAGAACTGCTGAACCAGATACTGGAGACAGACCCCGGCGCCCGTTTGGTGGGAGAGATAGCGGTTGGTACCAACTACAACATCAGGAAGTTCACCCGCAACATGCTGTTTGACGAGAAGATCGGCGGCACGGTGCATCTGGCCATCGGGCGCTCACTGCATGAATCCGGCGGCAAGAATGTTTCTTCCGTGCACTGGGACATGCTTTGCGGCATGAAGGAAGGCGGAAAGATATTCGCTGATGACCAGCTGGTTTATGAGAACGGGAAATTCATTATTTGA
- the surE gene encoding 5'/3'-nucleotidase SurE, producing MTKKKPVILITNDDGINAEGIKHLRRAMDKLGTTYVFAPMSEKSGASHSFSLRKPMEVLWRDQRTAAVDGTPTDCVMLAVRGLLKVRPDLVVSGINHGPNLGDDVTYSGTVAGAMEGTLLDIPSIAVSCVSWNKCDFRAAAVYARRVAEVVLKKGLPNNTLLNVNVPSLPMGKIKGLKVTRLGKRIYRDMIVEHKKPGGKKYFMIDGLDPDWKKEAGTDFEAIENQMVSVTPFHLDWTNHCELSRIKKWEKLFK from the coding sequence TTGACTAAGAAAAAACCTGTAATCCTCATCACCAACGACGACGGCATCAACGCCGAGGGCATCAAGCACCTGCGCCGGGCCATGGACAAGCTGGGAACCACCTATGTCTTTGCCCCCATGTCCGAGAAGAGCGGGGCCAGCCATTCCTTCTCCCTGCGCAAGCCGATGGAAGTGCTGTGGCGCGACCAGCGCACTGCGGCGGTGGACGGCACCCCCACCGACTGCGTGATGCTGGCGGTACGCGGACTGCTGAAGGTGAGGCCAGACCTGGTGGTCTCCGGCATCAACCACGGGCCCAATCTGGGTGACGATGTCACCTATTCCGGCACGGTGGCCGGGGCCATGGAGGGGACTTTGCTGGACATCCCTTCCATCGCGGTCTCCTGCGTCTCCTGGAACAAGTGCGATTTCCGGGCTGCGGCAGTTTACGCCCGTCGGGTGGCGGAGGTGGTGCTCAAAAAAGGCCTGCCCAATAATACCCTGCTCAACGTCAACGTCCCCAGCCTGCCGATGGGGAAGATCAAAGGTCTTAAGGTGACCAGGCTGGGCAAGCGGATCTATCGCGACATGATAGTGGAACATAAAAAGCCCGGCGGAAAGAAATATTTTATGATCGACGGTCTGGACCCGGACTGGAAGAAGGAGGCCGGCACCGACTTTGAGGCCATCGAAAACCAGATGGTCTCGGTCACCCCGTTCCACCTGGATTGGACCAACCACTGCGAGCTTTCCCGGATCAAAAAATGGGAGAAACTGTTCAAATGA
- a CDS encoding methylated-DNA--[protein]-cysteine S-methyltransferase produces MNIYYGQYEFPIGKIFISATDAGLFNLALGQHDLALNFANLSLKTEFTFIEDPDRFEDLLVDLAGYFAGLPTDFNYPLDLRGASPFERSIWEKARQIPYGQVRSYKWMAAQIHNPNASKAVGRALGMNPLPIIIPCHRVIMHDMSLGGFSAGAGWKEKLLMQERGELRIL; encoded by the coding sequence ATGAACATATACTACGGACAATACGAATTCCCCATAGGCAAGATCTTCATCTCCGCCACCGATGCCGGGCTGTTCAACCTGGCGCTGGGCCAGCACGACCTGGCGCTTAATTTCGCCAATCTAAGCCTGAAGACAGAATTCACTTTCATAGAGGACCCCGACCGGTTCGAGGACCTGCTGGTGGACCTGGCCGGTTATTTCGCAGGACTGCCCACCGACTTCAACTACCCGCTGGACCTGCGGGGGGCCTCGCCTTTTGAACGCTCCATCTGGGAAAAGGCCCGGCAGATACCTTACGGCCAGGTGCGCAGCTACAAGTGGATGGCGGCCCAGATCCACAACCCCAATGCCTCCAAGGCGGTGGGCCGGGCGCTGGGCATGAACCCTTTGCCCATAATAATCCCCTGCCATAGGGTGATCATGCACGACATGTCGCTGGGCGGGTTCTCGGCCGGGGCCGGGTGGAAGGAGAAACTGCTGATGCAGGAGCGGGGCGAGCTGAGGATATTGTAG
- a CDS encoding glycosyltransferase family 2 protein — MKTAIIIPAYNAASTLNLLLVRLMEFAPKHDIIVIDDGSTDNTAEAAKLSGVELIIHQHNRGKGAALRSGFELALNKGCDAVITIDADGQHDPKYIQALADTMGTGPWDIVVGSRRNEFGRMSFARYLSNSITTTVVSILAGTRISDSQSGYRIIRTSVLKSVKLKTSRYQMESELLIKAARQEFKIGSVDITNIPGSTSHISHLKDTIRFLKMALQTLWQ, encoded by the coding sequence ATGAAAACCGCCATCATCATACCAGCCTACAACGCCGCCAGCACGCTGAATTTGCTTTTGGTCCGACTGATGGAATTCGCGCCAAAGCATGATATAATTGTGATTGACGACGGTTCCACTGATAATACTGCGGAGGCCGCCAAATTGTCGGGGGTGGAGCTTATAATCCACCAACATAACAGGGGCAAGGGCGCAGCCTTAAGAAGCGGGTTCGAGCTGGCTTTGAACAAAGGCTGCGATGCCGTTATCACCATCGACGCAGACGGACAGCACGATCCGAAGTACATCCAAGCACTGGCGGATACTATGGGCACTGGACCTTGGGACATTGTGGTGGGTTCCCGCAGGAATGAGTTTGGCAGAATGTCTTTTGCCCGCTACTTGAGCAACAGCATCACCACTACGGTGGTCTCAATTTTGGCAGGAACGAGAATATCAGACAGTCAGTCCGGTTACCGCATCATCAGGACCAGCGTGCTAAAAAGCGTGAAACTTAAGACCTCGCGCTACCAGATGGAATCCGAGTTGCTGATCAAGGCCGCCCGGCAGGAGTTCAAGATAGGGTCTGTGGACATCACCAACATCCCCGGCAGCACCAGCCATATCAGCCATCTTAAGGATACCATAAGGTTCCTAAAAATGGCCCTGCAAACTCTTTGGCAATAG
- a CDS encoding nuclear transport factor 2 family protein — translation MPDWDSKELTKVKQFVLLFTKAMNGKKASQLRRVFHKDAILHREMQNFLGHADIIKWYEKVWDTQGFRQAEFVLMDATAGILPDGSAKCILWFEIKVPSVKLKGAAKPNPKQIHVETLDLKLYGKQWRITKCFGLGYEPKDHKKYFKNV, via the coding sequence ATGCCAGATTGGGATTCAAAGGAACTGACCAAGGTCAAGCAATTTGTTTTGCTTTTTACCAAGGCTATGAATGGAAAGAAAGCTTCCCAGCTAAGACGGGTGTTTCACAAGGATGCTATATTGCACCGGGAGATGCAGAACTTTTTGGGACATGCAGATATCATTAAGTGGTATGAAAAGGTTTGGGATACCCAGGGTTTTCGCCAGGCTGAATTTGTGTTGATGGACGCCACCGCCGGGATTTTACCCGATGGTTCTGCCAAATGCATTCTATGGTTTGAAATTAAAGTACCATCTGTTAAGCTAAAAGGCGCTGCAAAGCCCAACCCCAAACAGATCCATGTTGAAACGCTTGATCTAAAGCTGTACGGTAAACAGTGGAGGATAACCAAGTGTTTTGGTCTGGGATACGAACCAAAAGATCATAAGAAATATTTCAAAAATGTTTGA
- the deoC gene encoding deoxyribose-phosphate aldolase encodes MAGFIDHTNLKPDAKSVGIEKLCAEARQYGFYSVCINPCWVPLAARALKGSPVKVCTVCGFPLGANASEVKLQEAGLAVSQGAAEVDLVLNIGALKSQDFKTVHQDISSVVKASSGALVKVIIETCLLTEEEKILACLIAKSAGAHYVKTSTGFSTNGATVQDIELMRLTVGQQMGVKASGGVRSLEEANQMILAGASRIGTSSGVKIVEKMK; translated from the coding sequence ATGGCCGGGTTCATTGATCACACCAACCTAAAACCCGATGCCAAAAGTGTGGGCATTGAAAAACTTTGCGCCGAGGCCCGGCAGTATGGCTTTTACTCGGTCTGCATAAACCCCTGCTGGGTTCCTTTGGCTGCCAGAGCACTTAAAGGAAGCCCGGTCAAGGTCTGCACTGTCTGCGGTTTCCCTCTAGGGGCCAATGCTTCGGAAGTAAAATTGCAGGAAGCCGGCCTGGCTGTTAGTCAGGGAGCCGCCGAAGTGGACCTGGTGCTAAACATCGGCGCGCTGAAGTCACAAGATTTTAAAACAGTGCACCAGGACATTTCCTCCGTGGTCAAGGCTTCTTCCGGCGCGCTGGTGAAGGTGATCATAGAGACCTGCCTGCTGACCGAGGAAGAGAAGATACTGGCCTGCCTGATCGCTAAGTCGGCCGGGGCGCATTACGTGAAAACCTCCACCGGATTTTCCACCAATGGGGCAACGGTCCAGGATATAGAGCTGATGCGGCTGACGGTCGGACAGCAGATGGGGGTCAAGGCCTCGGGCGGAGTGCGCAGTTTGGAAGAGGCAAACCAGATGATACTGGCCGGGGCCAGCCGGATCGGGACATCTTCGGGAGTGAAGATCGTAGAGAAAATGAAGTAG